A stretch of DNA from Ranitomeya variabilis isolate aRanVar5 chromosome 1, aRanVar5.hap1, whole genome shotgun sequence:
agtgaaccaagcttaggctcctcaaaaacatcacgataatcagataaaaattccggaatctcagagggaatagatgacgaaatggaaaccaaaggtacgtctccatgagccccctgacatccccagcttaacacagacattgctttccagtcaagaactgggttatgagattgtaaccatggcaatccgagcaccaaaacatcatgtaaattgtacaacacaaggaagcgaatcgtctcctgatggtctggattcatacgcatagtcacttgtgtccagtattgtggtttattactagccaatggtgtagagtcaatacccttcagaggtataggaacttccagaggctctaggtcaaacccacagtgcctggcaaaggaccaatccatgagactcaaagcggcgccagagtcgacataggcatccgcggtaattgacgataatgaacaaatcaaggtcacagacaaaataaacttagactgtaaagtgccaattgaaatagacttatcaaccttttttgtacgtttagagcatgctgatataacatgagttgaatcaccacaatagaagcacaacccattttttcgcctaaaattctgccgttcgcttctggacagaattctatcacattgcatatttttggagccttctcagaagacaccgccaaatggtgcacaggtttgcgctcccgcaaacgccgatcaatctgaatagccattgtcatggactcattcagacctgtaggtgcagggaaccccaccataacatctttaatggcatcagagagaccctctctgaaattcgccgccagggcgcactcattccactgagtaagcacagaccacttacaaaatttttggcagtatatttcagcttcatcttgcccttgagatagggccatcaaggttttttcagcctgaatctctaaattaggttcctcataaagcaaccccaaagccagaaaaaacgcatccacattgagcaacgcaggatccccgggtgccaatgcaaatgcccagtcttgagggtcaccccgcagcaaggaaattactatcctaacctgctgtgcgggatctccagcggagcgagatctcagggaaagaaataatttacaattatatttgaaattcaggaaacgagatctatccccggagaaaaattctggtataggaattctaggttcagatataggagcatgaataacaaaatcctgtaaattttgaaccttcgtagcaagattattcaaacctgtagtcaaactctgaggatccattttaatcaggtgagatcagagccattcaaggattagaaggagagagagaggcaaaggctgcaattagagcagaaatgcaactgagtcaactatagagcaagctcagaagaaaaaaaaaataaaaaaaatctgcagacttctttttctctcctttcttctgccaacggttttaacccttggccggccatactgtcatggttcccaatggcaagggaacgtcagagaacttaaataacagactagctcttgggtgatggaatctcgagctgaccgtgagctaaacctaccacacaactaacagtggccgggtgacgtacctacgttttatccctagacgcccagcgccagccggagaactaactaaccctaatagaggaaaaaacagacctggcttacctctagggaaattcccccaaaaaggagacagaagccccccacatatattgacggtgagttcagaggaaaagacatacgcagtatgaaggtaggttcagcaaagcgaggtccgcttactagatagtaagaagatacaatagggaacttcacggtcagctgaaaaccctattaaaataccatccagaaattactttaagactcatgtgtcaactcatgacaccggagtggtaatttcggcccacaagagcttccagctacagaaacataacataactgtgaactggaacaaaaatgcaaacaaacttaggactaagagtccaacttagctgatagtagtctagaagtaggaacatgcaacagaaaggctctggttacattgatggccggcactagaataactgagcagcaaggctaaataggatactcccacatcctgatggaaacaggtgaacagagaaagtgaagcacacaagtccagtaccaccagcgaccaccgggggagcccaaaaaccaaattcacaacaggtctcccattcttctccagccgcagcggagacgttggtcccagggtctgctcaggcagatactctgcgtctggctactgctgtttttccaggctctgccattgtagctagtactggtcagcggcgaggactTGCTGCTGGGTGGGATTTCCTTAAATGCCTTGCAACTATCACATCATATGATAtaacatagcctgtataaaagcatagGCAGTGAATGCAGCAGACTAGTTGAGGGGAATCTAGATAGTGAGAGAATGTCACAGGTCACAGCTTAAACATAACAAAGGTATGAGGCAGACATAAGAAACTGAAGCTAGACTGTCAAGAGCACAGATTGGCAACCCATTGATCATGATCGACCAATTGATAGAAGGTGTGTGCTGTGTAGAACTAGACTTCTTTACTTGAGTTATCCTAAGGATGTGGTTTAATTTAAATCTGTGAGGAAGCTCAGGAGTCATTAAAGGGCTGGCCTGGATGGAGAAGTTGAGTTAGTCACTGGATGTAATTGCAAAAAGTATCCTTGCTGTAGTGTCAGGATGATTTTCTTTCTATTGTACAGATTTTTATTTCTGCCTGAGAAGATTTGAGCATGAATTTGACAGTGACTTTCATAGTGGGAAAGGAGGAGTCAGAGCTATTAACATTTCTATCTATGGTCATAAATGGGTAGTATATGCCTATATAATAGCACGTAACATCCAGTGTGTACCAGACCTCTGTGCTAAGCAGCAGATATGGCTGTAGTCTATCTTCTGTTTATTCAAGGTAAGAAATGTAATGTTCTcattttatcattatttattatagATGCTAAATCCTGGAAAACATGAAGTTATAGAATGACTTTTTTTTGGTATTTTAAAAATAATGCTATTGTTTCAATTGTTGATTACATCAGATTTGGGGAAAatttgccccttcatccagaagagcatttgtgagatcAGGCTCTGACATTGGAGAGCACTAGCTTCGTAATCTCATTTCATGTTCATCCTACAGGTGTTGAGGTCCAGGCTGTATGTGGCCGGTTATATTCTTCCACCCAAAACTCCCCCACCAAGCTTTTATGGACCTAGTATAATGGGCACAGTCATATGGAACAAAAAGAGTGTTCCACAAGTTGTTTTCACAAAGCAGCAAGCAAACAATTGTCAAAAATGTCTGGTATAATGAAGTATTAAGATTTTTATTAACTTGAAAGTAGGTGGCAAGACCAATCTTTGCATGTCATTTAATGTCTGGTAGTATCTACTCTTACAGGGATCACGGGTCAAATGGTTTTGAATCAGCCACAGAACATTGCATTATTGGATGTTAATGGTATGGCTGTCATTACTTGTGTGTCCAACGAAGACTTAGACACCATAACTAAAATGTCCTGGTATTACAGAAAATGGAGAAGCAGTGAAGCCCTGGTCCGTGTGAAGTCATGTTCAACTGATAATGATACACACAAATATGTCTGTAAACAAGAGAAATACACAGCCAGCCTGGAGATATATCATGCACAAACCAATGACAGTGGAGTCTATTACTGTGTGTATTGTTATTCTGCTGGTTTAGAGAAATTTGGTAATGGAACAAATCTGATTGTTGGAGGTAAGATGACTACTTGGGCTTATAGTCTGGTCAAAATATAGGAATGGATTAATTTATATACATGGAAGGTTTTTGTATAAATATGTGGTCCTTAACCCTTTAAGAACAAAGTACTGTAATTGTTTTCCTTTAATTTGTTTCTTTTTTACGTTGTAATGGCCCAAACTTTTCTATTTTCCCATCAACATAACCAAGTAAATGCTTGCCTTTTTCTGGATGACTTAAATGTTTATGCAGCGTTATTACATTTACTGAATAATGTTTTAGCAAAACAGAAAAAATAGGATGGAATTACTTTAAAAACAAATCCATTTTGCCCTTGTTTTTTGAgggtgttattttattttttttttacaaaattcactGTGCAAAGTTAAATACATTTTAGCTGTATTATGAAGATCAATACAATTAGGAGGAAAACAAATTTCTAtagttgtatttttattttttggttgagTTATgtgtcagctttttttttttttttttagattctgaaaGCTGTAGCTTTTAATGGAACCATTTTGGCAGTATTTCATTTGACTTTCTGATTTCTTTTTATTTAGTTTCTTAGTAGGCAAAAAATCTGCGATTTTTATATTTCTTTGTGGTGTTCACTTAGCAGGATAAATATTATCTTATGTTGGTAGTTtggaatataataaaataaaatgttttgctttttgtaacttttttatttacataataaGAAAAGGGGATGTGAATATTTTTATATTtctatgttttaatttttttagaaaacacccaaaatgtaaaagatttttcaGAATAAATGGAGACATATatgctaaggggttaataaagtgaGACCCTACACAAATGTGTACCTAATCTAGCAATATATCCATATACAATAAAACAAATATTTGTCACATATAGAAACAACACAATTTTCTTAGTAAACACAGTTCTTTTTGATAATTTTACGCATAATCATATTTACTAGTTTTCTCCTTTTACTTGTTCTTCTATTTCTTCTCTTCTTAATTACTTTCCTTTGAGTTTTCTTGATCTCAATTTTCTTCTTATCCTTATGTTTTTTTACCCTTTCTACATCAACATCTAAATGCATAATTTGACAAAAAATATTAGGAGTCTATAGGAAAAAGATTGTTATTATGGAAGTATAAATCATATAAATGTAAAGTCTATTCAATGCTGCCCATATTTCACATTTGCAGACAGGTCCACCTTCAGAACATCTGTTCATATTCTCGGTCATCTCCACCCATGGAATCATCTTATGTCTTTACATTTGGCTTGTGTAGTACTTTCGGCTCATAATACAGTTCACGTATACTGGAACATATCAGGAATTTATCACAAGGGTCGGATAATCTCACGAGAAAAACCAGATGGAACATGGACCATAATGAACTTAATCTCCCTTCCCAAGGACAACTGGAAACATGGGGAAAAAATAACTTGTGAAGTTTGGTTCAATACCTCTTCTTTCAGTATCCAAAGGAGTGTTCCAGATAAATGTAAGATCGAATCCAAGAAAATTTAAGTCATGGAATCAAATCACTGAATATGCTAAGATTTTAGAATTCAAGTCCTCCCATAGTATGATTAGAATATGTTTATTTCTAATTACTAGTAATAATGGGACCTTCATAATTGCCAACTTTAACCAAGGTCCATCCACCAAACCATGAATTAGCAAGATCATAGACTGATAAATAAAGTTTGTACCGTGTAACTATTAAATGATGAGATATGGACATTTTAGTGGTGAAAGTTTCTGGTTTATACATTATATTAATTTACAAGTCAATGTTAGAAATATTATATTATTCCAGTCAAAATTTGGATGGCTCTGATCATGTTTGCACTTTACTAATCTACTTTTTTTCTTAATGcagtttgtctgtgtaaggatgatTTTGCACATCCAAGATTCACAGTCTGAGTATAAGTAACAAAATCTAGACTAGCTATGTGTTTCCTAATTTAAACTCAACAGCGTCATACTGTATATGCTGTAGAGactgttcaggtcaggagacctccAGCTTGTCCACACATCGAACTTAGATTGTGAATGTTGGACATCTGAAACCAGTTGAAGCTGTTGAAATCATCCCTTTTGTGAGCTCTGAATAGAAAGTTGATGAAATTAGGACCATATTAGAATGTTGGTTTTATTGGCTCAACTTTATGAGGATAATGTTAGGTAAAATCTACAAAGAAAAATGGTAATTATATTTCAAAAATGAATTTTCATCTTCAAATTCTCATGTTTTTGACATTTTACAGATGAGCTCAGTGAAAGTGTTACCTCGAAATGCCAAAGTTTCCTGATACCAGTAGTGACTGCTGGGATTTTATTGGTAATGACTTTGCTTCTTCATCTTAGTAGAACTCTGAAGCTAACAGGTAACACATGATTGAATGAGGGATAATAGGACACCTGATCTTCTACAACAGGTGTCTTCTACTGTCTGTCAGTGATATCCTTTTTTCTAAAAATTGCCTTCCCCAGAATTTGTGAATATTAAGCCTTGAACATATATACAAATGTGCCAACTGATAGACCCCTTAGAGTATAGTTCACAACTAAATGTAACCCCATTTGCAAATTGTCttcattcattatttttttttatattgtagaAAATAAAACTCCCAAGAAACCTGCAACTGAGGTAAATATCATATATTAAGTAAAATAGAAGAGCAGACTAAAACTGTTGCCTTCACGGAGCCTGCATTTAGTCTTGGACCATCTCTAATCTTTGCCAACCACATACTAATAAACTGATTTTTCATCAGAGGCAAGGACCAAAAAATGAAAGCATTTTGGGTTCTTCTACTAGAATAACAGCATTCCGTATTTAGAGGAGCTGTCAACATAACCACATCGCGGAAGGACTGTCCATTCATTAGCCAATTGCTCAATATGTGATcataaaaaaaattctttataGAGATGAGGAAATTAATTTGATCAAAGTCAGTATGAAAGCAAAAAAGCAGTATACATTTTTTCGTGAATCTGGACAGTGAGAGGATTTCACAACTCACAGCTTTGCCATAGATatagggagagaaagccataaagtACTGAATAGacattacagatagtgtgtgacagtacagcagtgaagaagattagtgtgtgaggagGAGAGAATTATACAGTTGTAATTGATAAGTAGAGAGATAAAGGAGAGTCATTGTGTTTGTGAGGCATGAACAAAGAGGGACACATAGTTGGCAACCGCTGTTTGCTTGAACTTTGTGATTATAGTGCTGCTTCAATTCGATAACACATACACATTGTTTTCAGAGCAATTAATGGCTTTCAAATATTTTTAATTTGTGGCAAATCGATTAGCTGCAACTCAAATTACTTAGCAAAATTATGCAAAGTCATTTACTTTGAGCATCAAGAAGTTCACTCATCACCAGTGGCGTATCTGGAGCTTGATGTGCCCCCATGCAAAATTTGGACTGGGTCACGTGCAatcctgagatatatatatatatatatatatatatatatatatatatacagtacagacgaaaagtttggacacaccttctcatttaaagatttttctgtattttcatgactatgaaaattgtacattcacactgaaggcatcaaaactatgaattaacacatgtggaattatatacttaacaaaaaagtgtgaaacaactaaaattatgtcttatattctaggttcttcaaagtagctatatatatatatatatatatatatatatatatatatatatatatatatatatatatataatgtcctccttcctggtatacacagtgggtatggaaattaTTCAGAACCGTTAAAaattttcactgtttgtttcagtgcagccatttggtaaattcagaaaagttcatttttttctcattaatgtacactctgcagcacatcttgactgaaaaaaaaacaaatgtagaaatttttgcaaatgtattaaaaaagaaaaactgaaatatcacatggtcataagtagggttgagcgactttcatttttttaagatcgagtcgggttttgtgaaacccgactttgtccagagtcgagtcgagtgcagtcggccgattatcgctaaaagtcggggatcgactgaaacacgaaacccaatgcaagtcaatggggaagcatagtcggcagtgagtggaggccaggaaaacacctacagtgcccattttaatgccaaaaacatccattcttgtttctgaagcttgtcaatcttaattaactttataataatagttgggcataggaaattgggggtcattttgcaaaagttgtggggggtagggctggtttaagcctttagtgggctcaggaaacgtgaactacgtcacggcggtggagcagggagaggtaagtatttcaacgttgcaagtgctgtgatcctgagcaagcagggggggcccactcgttcgcattggcactggcacagggcccctcaaagtacggtggtgtgtttgcatggcgggggcgcctcccaccagcagcgacacttttgcatactctgaggggccctgtgccagtgacgtcgccaacgagtatgccccccccacctgatgaaggaacctgcactttcatctgcaccttcctctttgtccctgtgtaaggtggtataacatgcgggaaggggaaccttactttcagcagggtcagattctggctgtgtagagtgcaaggggaatgtagtggtctaggtcaatgtaccagcagactcatctagcagtggttgggcaatgggcaggatgaggaggaaacagatatagggccaaagaataaagtaggctaattgcagttcaaaattggtaacaggactaaacaggcggcattgctttattcagtgcagtagcaaacccaagagcagcagacagtgtttcaagggcccaaccacactagtaggccaaatgcagtttaatatctgatactataggccgaaagccagaaggtagaagctcagctgtattcagttgagggcaacaccagggaggggcagacaccgttagtaggccgtaaccaaagttgaaggccaaatgcagtttaatatctgatactataggccgaaagccagaaggttgaagctcagctgtattcagttgagggcaacaccagggaggggcagacaccgttagtaggccgtaaccaaagttgaaggccaaatgcagtttaatatctgatactataggccgaaagccagaaggtagaagctcagctgtattcagttgagggcaacaccagggaggggcagacaccgttagtaggccataaacaccaattttttttaaaaaaaacagcacttaatgagagccagaaggtaaaagctcagctttattcagttgaggacaaacaccagggagcagcaaacagaggtattaggccccatccagcaataaaaaaaaaaaaaaaaaaaagcttaataagagccagaaggtagaagctcagctttattcagttgaggacaacaccagggaggggcagacaccgttagtaggccctaaccaccaatttttaaaaacacagcacttaatgagagccagaaggttgaagctcagctgtattcagttgaggacaaacaccaggcaggggcagacaccattagtaggccgtaaccaaagttgaaggccaaatgcagtttaatatctgatactataggccgaaagccagaaggttgaagctcagctgtattcagttgagggcaacaccagggaggggcagacaccgttagtaggccataaccaaagttgaaggccaaatgcagtttaatatctgatactataggccaaaagccagaaggtagaagctcagctgtattcagttgagggcaacaccagggaggggcagacaccgttagtaggccctaaccaccgatttttaaaaacacagcacttaatgagagccagaaggttgaagctcagctgtattcagttgaggacaaacaccagggaggggcagacaccgttagtaggccctaaacaccatttttttaatttaaaaacagcacttaatgagagccagaaggtagaagctcagctgtattcagttgagggcaacaccagggaggagcagacaccgttagtaggccgtaaccaaagttgaagggcaaatgcagtttaatatctgatactataggccgaaagccagaaggtagaagctcagctgtattcagttgagggcaacaccagggaggggcagacaccgttagtaggccctaaccaccaatttttaaaaacacagcacttaatgagagccagaaggttgaagctcagctgtattcagttgaggacaaacaccaggcaggggcagacaccgttagtaggccataaacaccatatttttatttaaaaacagcacttaatgagagccagaaggtagaaggtaagatttagacagtggaggacaatttgaattagggactgcagacagacttagtaggctgtcccctgtggaccatgcatccaccacattaacccattgcgccgtaatggacacgtaaccttccgtggccatgcctacaggtccatgtgtctgttgtcaggtgtacctttggactcacagattgacagagtgcatggacaatgcggtcttttacatgctggtggaggggtgggatggcttttctcgcaaaagaattgtcaactgggtagctcatagcgtggtacagcatagtccttcatggctttattaatattaaataaaataaaaaaataggctctatgcactgtaaaataggttcaaggggtaaacgggcagcattgttgtggtcagtggaggaggatttcaaggaggcaccgcagacaggcttactaggcctaaaatacctaaaaataggctcaaggcagtttaaaataggttacatggatacacaggcagctttgtggtcagcggaggaggagtattgcaagtaggggccgcagacaggctatcaaaggcctaaaataacaaacaataggctcatggcagttttacatcggttacatggatacacaggcaggcagcattgtggtcagtggaggagtaatgcaagtaggggccgcagacaggctatcaaaggcctaaaataacaaacaataggctcatggcagttttacatcggttacatggatacacaggcaggcagcattgtggtcagtggaggagtaatgcaagtagggaccgcagacaggctatcaaaggcctaaaataacaaacaataggctcatggcagttttacatcggttacaaggatacacaggcaggcagcattgtggtcagtggaggagtattgcaaggagtgtctgacccagtactcccaaaatataaatagatgttaatgtctcgcaaaacaaataaaaaaaaataaaaagggtggcatacttaggtacaggggtgggctcatctgctgagtttctgacatagtaatttggcagtaaatatttaatggtgccaatataggacactgacccagactactttaagtagcatcatagatgtctacaaattggtattgtcggtgccagacattgaatgatgtcagcgaatagactaaacattggtggagctgtgcgagataattttgcacgtggtagagcacagtttgagctggggggaactctcttgcggccggcggtaccgccccagggcccctcatgttacaacggtgtgtctgacgttgggtgcgcaccaccaccgccagagacactacattgtactatgagggacccagtggcagtgccgtcgaccaaaagcgggcacacccacctcttcagacaaacagcactgtaacgggtgcttgagccaagtggcgagaccacggccccgtggggggagttttcacattgcgggaggtgtaaacctgtcgtatgctggacaaacagctgctgcaaattaacagattggaacactcagtaagaccagtccacaagcaagcactttttataggaaagctaggtgtcagccgggaaaggtggggcaaaataatttgaaatccaggagtggttcattttaatgaaggtgagatcatccacattttgggtagccagacgattccttttttcggttaatattgaaccagcagcactgagtactctttctgatagcacactagctgctgggcaagcaagctcctgcaatgcatattctgccaattcaggccaggtgtctaatgtggatgcccagtaatcaaatgggaatgacgcttgagggagaacatcgataagggctgaaaaatagttcgtaaccatactggacaaatgttgtctcctgtcactttgaatggatgctgcagtacctgtcctgtctgcggtcattgcgaaatcactccacaacctggtcagaaaacccctctgtccaacgccacttctgatctgtgcacctcgaacacctctgccatgtagccccctgcagcttgtgtgagactgagaaccatcaccggcgctgtgtgctgggaatgcctgaatcaaacggtctacaagagtagcttgtttggttgctaatatttgttcgaggttctcatgtggcataatattttgcaatttgcctgtatagcgagggtcaaggatgcaggccaaccagtaatcatcatcgctcatcattttaataatgcgtgtgtcccttttgaggatacgtaaggcataatccgccatgtgggccaaagttccagttgtcaaatctgcggttgtgctggttggaggggcagttacaggcaaatctacgtcacttgtctcccttaaaaaaacagaacccggccttgcaacgccactaatttctgttggcccaggagaagcttcctcattcaaaaagtactcatccccatcatcctcctcgtcctcctccacctcttcgcctgctaccgcgtcctcaacacggccctgaccagacaatggctgactgtcatcaaggctttcctcttcctcggctgcagacgcctgctcctttatgtgcatcaaactttgcatcagcagacgcattagggggatgctcatgcttattatggcgttgtctgcactaaccagacgtgtgcattcctcaaaacactgaaggacttgacacaggtcttgtagcttcgaccactgcacacctgacaactccatgtctgccatccaactgcctgcccgtgtatgtgtatcctcccacaaaaacataacagcacgcctctgttcgcacagtctctgaagcatgtgcagtgtggagttccaccttgttgcaatgttgatgattaggcgatgctggggaaggttcaaagaccgctgatagttctgcatacggctggagtgtacgggcgaacggcggatatgcgagcaaagtctgcgcactttgaggagcaggtcgggtaaccccgggtaacttttcaggaagcactgcaccaccaggtttaaggtgtgagccaggcaaggaatgtgtttcagttgggaaagggctatggcagccatgaaattccttccgttatcactcacaaccttgtctgcctcaagatgtacagtgcccag
This window harbors:
- the LOC143808060 gene encoding uncharacterized protein LOC143808060; this encodes MAVVYLLFIQGITGQMVLNQPQNIALLDVNGMAVITCVSNEDLDTITKMSWYYRKWRSSEALVRVKSCSTDNDTHKYVCKQEKYTASLEIYHAQTNDSGVYYCVYCYSAGLEKFGNGTNLIVGDRSTFRTSVHILGHLHPWNHLMSLHLACVVLSAHNTVHVYWNISGIYHKGRIISREKPDGTWTIMNLISLPKDNWKHGEKITCEVWFNTSSFSIQRSVPDKYELSESVTSKCQSFLIPVVTAGILLVMTLLLHLSRTLKLTENKTPKKPATENEIVYSELNINHLSGLKN